The stretch of DNA GCTACGTGGAGACCGTGCGCGGACGACATGGTGGGGCGCGGCTGAGCATCGAGCCGTCCACTCTGTCGCTGGGCACGCTGATTCGTCAAACCGAGGAGAATCTGGCGTTGGTCGACTGTTTCGATCCGACGCACCGCTCCTGTCCCATTGCCAGTGCCTGTCGTCTGGCCACGGTCCTCGATGATGCGCTGTCCGCGTTCTTCGCGGTGCTCGACGCCAAGACCCTGGAAGACGTGCTGAAACCGCGGCGGGAGTTACTGCGCCTGATGCAGACCGCCTCGGTCAGCGTCTAGGCGTCGCTGCCGGAAAGGCTGACGGAGGTTGCCGAGTCCGCGTGCTGCAGCAGGGTGAGGACCTCAGCGGCCGTAGTCGCGCCGCGGTCACGCGCATACCAGGTGCGAATCGCGCGATAACGGTCGGACTTCTCCATCTCCAGTCCGTCGCGTAACACCCACGCTTCCAGCGCCGACGGGCGCGGCCCCCACCAACCGTACTCGTTGCCGTTGGCGCCGTAGGCGATGACCACCGGGATCGCGCGCGCCGTGCCGGTCAAGTGGGCGTCCATCAACTGGTCATGTTCGTCACGACGGACCACGCGCAGCACCACCGCCGGCGTCGCCTCTACAAGCCGCATCACCACGGGGATCGTGTGAATGGCGTCGCCGCACCAGTCTTCCAGCAGCACGAGCAGGCGCAGCGGATGCGCCAGCGACCCGGCGGCGAGGCGATGTGCATCACTGATGCGGGCGAGGCGGCGCGTGGTCATCCACAACTCCTGATGCACGGTGGCCTGCGCGATGAAGTCGTCCAGCGACCGCGCGGAGTCCCATGTGGCCTCGTGCATTCGCACCCCAGCTGTCGATACCAGATGCACGCAGCTGCCGACGGGTCGGGGATACTCGCTGGTAAACGACTCGGTGGACTCGGTCACGGCCGTTCCAGGACCGTCAGCATGGCCCGCGTGAAGGCCGGCAGATCCTTGGGCACTCGCGCGCTCACCAGATTGCCGTCGATCACGGACGGCGCGTCGACCCAGGTGGCACCGGCGTTGATCACGTCGTCGCGAATGCCGACCGTCGACGTGAGCGTCCGACCGCGCACGATGCCTGCTGAAATGAGAATCCACGGCCCGTGACAAATCGTGGCGACCAATCCATTGGCCTCATTGACTGACTGCACCAACCGCAGCACGTGCGGATCGCGGCGAAGCTTGTCCGGCGCCCATCCGCCGGGCGCGAGAATGCCGCAGAGTGTGGCCGGGTCGATCTCGTCGGCCGACGCGTCCATGGTGGCCGGATAGCCCCACTTGCCCAGATACTTCGTCTCCCCCATGCCGACGAGCGGCGTGTGATAACCGGCTTCTTCGAGTCGAAGCTTGGGATACCAGACTTCCAGGTCTTCGTATTCGGGTCCGACGAGGATGGCGATCGTGCCGCTTGGCATGCTGGGCGAATGGAGGGGATGATCTATTCTGGGGCGAGGTCACTCGGCGACGTGACCGCGAGGGCCGTCGCACCATACCCACCCTTACGGATCTTTGAAGCTAGTCATCGCGATCATCCGTCCGGAAAAGCCAGCCGACGTGATGCGGGCGCGCGGTGTCGAGGCCGATAGATCATTGCCAGGCCCCTCGACCCCAAAGGTCGCATTCGAACAGGCACACACAAAACCATCCATCCAAGCATTGATCCGAGTGAACTTGCTACTCGCCGTTGGCCTTTGGTGACTCGGTCGTCCTGCCGACACACGAGGTGTTGGTGCCTCGCGGGGGAGCGCAGAGTCTGACGGCGCCTACCGGTGTCTCGCCCGGTGACGCGCCGTCGTGTGGCGTCACTTCTTGGCGAACGCGTCCTGGACCCAGGTAAGCGGGATCATGAACAGCGGCGTCAGCAGCAGTCCGAGCAAGATGTTGATCCACGTGATCGCCATATAATAGGCGGTCATGCCGAGCGCTGCCCAGATGGTGCCGAATACTCCGTGATGTTCCACGACGTTCTCTCCGACGAAGTGCGGGCAATCGCGCGAACCCGTGGCGCGACCGCAGGAAGTGCGCGGGTAGGATAGCCGAGTTGCCGCCGCGAAGGTAGGGGGGTGATCGATACCGAGCACCCCGATGGTTTGTGTCCAGTGGCCGGTACCCAGTTGACGGCGGGAGTTCAGTGGGCAATCAGTCAGTGATGACGTCTGAAGATCGGCCCATGGGCGGTGGGCGGGCATCGGTGACTGACGATTCGTCGCACGCAGGGTCGGGGATACGGTACCCACGGCAGCGCTGCTCCGCGCGTCACTCGACGTCGCGCTCAGCCGGTCCTCGGGCCCGCTGGTGTTGGCGGTGTCCGGCGGCCGGGATTCCATGACCATGATGCACGCGTTCGCGCGGTGGGCGCCCGATCGGTTGGCCGCCGTGGCGACGTTTGATCACGGCACGGGTGGGTATGCCACGGACGCCGCCGCCCACGTGGCAGCCGCCGCACGTCGACTGGGGTTGACCGTGGTGCGGGAGCGGGCGCGTCAGCCGGCGCACTCGGAGGCGGCCTGGCGTGAGGCACGCTGGCGTTTCCTGCGGCGCGTGGCGCGCGCGTTCGGCGCCCGGGTCGCCACGGCGCACACGCGGGACGATCAGGTGGAAACGATCGTGATGCGCCTGTTGCGCGGGTCCGGTCCGCGAGGCTTGGCGTCGCTCGCTGCGCCATCGGACATCGTTCGTCCATGGCTTTCCGTCTCCCGCGCCGAGGTTGCTGGTTGGGCGGCGGCCGAGTCGATCGATTTTCTGGAAGATCCCATGAATGCGTCCCTCGGCTTTCAACGCGGGCGAGTGCGTCACGATCTATTGCCGGCGTTCGAGCGAACGCGGTCAGGCTTTGCGTCAACGATGATTGCCCTTGGTGAGCGCGCCGCGGCCTGGCGACGGGACGTGGAGGCGTATGTCGAGTCGCTGGATGTCAGTCCCGTACGCGCCGGCATCGTGCGGGTTGATGTCGATGCGTTCGATGCCACGACGGACGCTGGGCGGGCCGTTCTGTGGCCCGCTTGCTTTGCGCGCATCGACGTGGTGCTCGATGCGCGGGGAACTCGTGAACTCGTCCGGTTTAGCACGTCGCGTCGTCGTGGTGCTTATGTGGTGGTGGCCGGAGGCGCGGTT from Gemmatimonadaceae bacterium encodes:
- a CDS encoding Rrf2 family transcriptional regulator, which encodes MHLTRFSDNALRCLMVLGLEPERAVPVPEIAERMNMSYEHLVKIVQRLSALGYVETVRGRHGGARLSIEPSTLSLGTLIRQTEENLALVDCFDPTHRSCPIASACRLATVLDDALSAFFAVLDAKTLEDVLKPRRELLRLMQTASVSV
- a CDS encoding thioredoxin family protein, translated to MTESTESFTSEYPRPVGSCVHLVSTAGVRMHEATWDSARSLDDFIAQATVHQELWMTTRRLARISDAHRLAAGSLAHPLRLLVLLEDWCGDAIHTIPVVMRLVEATPAVVLRVVRRDEHDQLMDAHLTGTARAIPVVIAYGANGNEYGWWGPRPSALEAWVLRDGLEMEKSDRYRAIRTWYARDRGATTAAEVLTLLQHADSATSVSLSGSDA
- a CDS encoding type 1 glutamine amidotransferase, which gives rise to MPSGTIAILVGPEYEDLEVWYPKLRLEEAGYHTPLVGMGETKYLGKWGYPATMDASADEIDPATLCGILAPGGWAPDKLRRDPHVLRLVQSVNEANGLVATICHGPWILISAGIVRGRTLTSTVGIRDDVINAGATWVDAPSVIDGNLVSARVPKDLPAFTRAMLTVLERP
- the tilS gene encoding tRNA lysidine(34) synthetase TilS encodes the protein MMHAFARWAPDRLAAVATFDHGTGGYATDAAAHVAAAARRLGLTVVRERARQPAHSEAAWREARWRFLRRVARAFGARVATAHTRDDQVETIVMRLLRGSGPRGLASLAAPSDIVRPWLSVSRAEVAGWAAAESIDFLEDPMNASLGFQRGRVRHDLLPAFERTRSGFASTMIALGERAAAWRRDVEAYVESLDVSPVRAGIVRVDVDAFDATTDAGRAVLWPACFARIDVVLDARGTRELVRFSTSRRRGAYVVVAGGAVAMRVGVGAHEQFELRRPPPTPTGEWSWAGVAGHVPSRLGGWRFHRLSPTDARAASTDPRVFGLPVGADVTLRNWRSGDRIQTAGAPAGRRVTRYFSDAHVPALDRSGWPVVLVGDALLCVPGLCRSLAAPHRPGWPDSIWYRCEREPD